DNA from bacterium:
AAAAATATCATTGGAAAAAGAACGGATGGCACTGAAATAAAAACAGCATATATTGACTGGATAGCAAAAGCAGAAACTTTTGACACTAACGCAAAGGTGCTTATAACACGCAAAAACATAAGACTCACCGGGCATGGTTTAAAAGCAGCTCCAAAACTTAAAATTATGTATATTAAGAAATTTCCTGTAATGGAAATAAGTAGGGAAGATACAAGTGAAAATTAAAAATTTTACCCTTATCTCTCTCGTTTGCATTATATTCGGAGTTTCGTTCTCTATACAAGCTGCTGAAAACAATGAAAAAAAGAAGATAACGAGGATAACCAGTGACAGAATGGAAATGAATTGGAGCAAAAATGTCGCTATTTTCATAGGAAATGCACTGCTTGTTGACGAGGATGGCAGGGTAGAAGCAGATAGAATGGAGGTTTTTTTAGTTGCTTCAGAAGAAGACGAGAATAAAGAGGAGGATATTGAAAAAGTTATTGCTACAGGGAATGTCAAAATTACAACTCCTGAGAGAAGGACAAAATCTGGTAAAGCGGTATTCCATAAAAAAGAAGATATTCTCATACTCTATGATAATCCTGAAGTGTGGCAGAAAGGAACCTGTTTTACAGGGGGAAGAATTACCTTTGATCTTAAAAAAGATACTATGATTATAGATAAAGACGTTCAGGGCTCCCTTGAGTCCAAAGAGACAAAAACAACAGAATCTCCTGAGGAGGAAGATGCAGATATTACAGACAAAAAATCTCATTAAAGATTATTCCCACAAGAGAGTAGTAAATAATCTAAGTATTCAAATTTGCAGTGGGGAAATTGTTGGATTACTTGGACCAAATGGTGCAGGAAAAACAACTACTTTTTACATGATTGCTGGTCTTATAAAACCAGATGGAGGTAAAATTCTTTTTAGTGATGAAGATATAACATCCTGTCCTATGTCAGAGCGCGCAAGGAAAGGGCTAGGATACCTATCCCAGGAGCCTTCTATCTTCAGAAAACTCACTGTTAGAGATAACATTTTTGCAATATTAGAAACACTTCCTTTAACAAAAGAGGAACGTGAGAAAAGGTTACTTGAACTGCTTAATGAGCTTAATATTACTCATCTCAAAAATCGCAAGGCTTATACACTCTCAGGAGGAGAAAAAAGAAGAGTAGAAATATCAAGAGCCTTAGTAACCCTGCCATCTATTCTCTTGCTTGATGAACCCTTTACTGGAATAGATCCAATAGCTGTAGTTGATATACAGGGTATTCTCAAGGATCTAAAGAAAAAGGGCTATGGTGTGCTTATTACAGATCACAGTGTCAGAGAAACATTAGAGATTACAGATCATGCTTATATTATTCACGATGGCCAAATCCTCACCGCAGGAACCCCTGAAAAGATACTATCACACAAAGGTGCCCGCAAATCATACTTTGGAGAAGATTTTTCACTCTGACAAGCCAAATATAGCCATTTAGGGCAAAAATACACAATGAGACATACCAAAACACCTCTTCAAGGCAAATCCAGCTAAAAAACACCCTAATTTTATATCGCCACCTAAAATTCATAAGAACGTCAGGTTTAATGTCAGGGGAATATACAAACAGGCATTAGTTCTTATTTCTTACGTTCTATTAATAATTCCGTTTCAAATTAGTATATTCTTGCTGGAAAAAGACAGTGAGAGAGATTTTAATTATAGGACAACAAGATAGTTCTCAGTATCTAACATATTGAAATTAGGCATGTTATGTATTTTGAGTTAAAATATTACTTTATGTTATTATCTTGCAGTGTAAACAAAAAGCTTTCTCTTTGAATATTTCTCCATTAGTTTACATAAGATATCTTATGCGACACTTAATATTAATAATAAAATAAGCTCTAACTCTTTGCACACAAAGAAGTTAGCTAATATTTGCAGACTTATGAAGTTAATATTGCAAAACTTTTTTTATTCGTAACTCTCTTAACAATAAGGAGTTATAAAAATTTAGCGCTCTTAACTGACCAATATAATGGATGTTTTCTTGGGGTTTGTGTGCTCTAGGTCTAAATTCTAGTTAAAAATGGAATTTTCGTGGTAATTCAGAGTTTTTCAATATGAAAATGATAAGAAAAAGCGTTATAAACTTAGCCTAACTGCCTCTTGCCCAATAAGATGCCGTAATTTAATAAGCAAGTCCTTTTGTGGAGATATATGGATTTTTGGATCAGCCAACATAGTTACCTCTCCGGATTGAGGTATTACCACTTGTAAATAAACAGTAGCTTTACCTGGGTATTGAGCTAATAAATCTTTTAATTTTTGAAGTGTTTGCTCATCAAGGCCTGTACTTATAAGTCTGAGATGTATAGCTTTTGTCAGTTTTTCCTCCGCTTCTGAAAGCGTGATGATATCCGACGCAATTACCTTTGGCTGATCCTCTCTGAGATCAAGCCTTCCCTTTACAAGTAATAATTTGTCCACTTCAATAAGATTATCAAATTTCCCAAACACAGCAGGATAAACTAGAACACCTATTGTCCCTTGCATGTCTTCCAAGGTAAATGCACACATACGCTTTTTATCTTTTTTGGTGAGAATCCCTTTCACTGCATTTATTATGCCACCTATATATATCTCGTCGCCATCCTGATGCTCAGAAACAAGCGTATTTGATGCTGTTGTAAAGGATTTAAGAGTATCTTCATGCTTTGCTAATGGATGTCCACTAACATAGAAGCCTAGGACTTCTTTTTCATACGCAAGGAGCTTACTTTCCGTCCATTCTTCTACGTCTGCAAACTTATGAACATCTTCACGAAATTCCTTTTGCGATTCAAATACATCAAAAAATAGAGTCTGTCCACTCTGGGTATCTTTTTGTATCTGTTGACCGACTTCAATTGCATGGTCCAACGTATGCATAAGCTGAGCTCTTGGTCTGCCAAAATTGAATGCACCAGCCTTTATTAAACTTTCTATTACTCTTCTGTTTGCTGTGCGTAGATTAACACGTTCACAAAAATCATATAGAGACTTAAAATAACCGTGTAATTGTCTTACTTTAATAATAGAATCGATAGCTACTTCACCAACGTTTTTTATTGCTGCCAAACCAAAACGAATATTCTTCCCCTCTATTGTGAATTTAGCATAACTTTTATTAATATCAGGGGGTAATACTTTGATTTTCATATCATTGCACTCACTTATATACAATACAACCTTATCTGTATTTTGTAATTCACTGCTCAAAAGAGCTGTCATGAATGCAACAGAATAATTCGCCTTAAAATATGCTGTTTGGAAAGCAATCATTGCATATGCAGCGCTATGAGACTTGTTAAATCCATATCCTGCAAAATATGCTATTAAAT
Protein-coding regions in this window:
- a CDS encoding LptA/OstA family protein is translated as MKIKNFTLISLVCIIFGVSFSIQAAENNEKKKITRITSDRMEMNWSKNVAIFIGNALLVDEDGRVEADRMEVFLVASEEDENKEEDIEKVIATGNVKITTPERRTKSGKAVFHKKEDILILYDNPEVWQKGTCFTGGRITFDLKKDTMIIDKDVQGSLESKETKTTESPEEEDADITDKKSH
- the lptB gene encoding LPS export ABC transporter ATP-binding protein, with amino-acid sequence MQILQTKNLIKDYSHKRVVNNLSIQICSGEIVGLLGPNGAGKTTTFYMIAGLIKPDGGKILFSDEDITSCPMSERARKGLGYLSQEPSIFRKLTVRDNIFAILETLPLTKEEREKRLLELLNELNITHLKNRKAYTLSGGEKRRVEISRALVTLPSILLLDEPFTGIDPIAVVDIQGILKDLKKKGYGVLITDHSVRETLEITDHAYIIHDGQILTAGTPEKILSHKGARKSYFGEDFSL